The Myxococcaceae bacterium DNA segment TGGCCAAAGAAACTTTTTAGGGATTGCAACCCGCATTGCTGGCGAAACCAATGGCCCCGAGCGGACCGTTGTCCCCAGCCGTGCGAATAAAACGTATCAGATAGTTTTCCATCGTCACTTGTCCGAGTATGATCGGATTATTGGGATCGACAGCATTCGCAATGCTAAAACCAAAAAAACACTGCCCTTCCGTGATTTTCTTAAAGTAGGTCTGCGGCGAGATCGAGAGCGTGACGTTCTCTAAAGCGATTGAGATGTTTGGGAGCTTTTCCAATTCGCTTGCACTCGGGCAGTCGATGGGGACTGGCTTCGAAAGCTGATTTTTGATTTGAGGCCACGTTGCTGCATTGGGGTAGTTTTGGGCAAGATAGCTCACGATCTGATTGACGATGTCGGAGGGGAGCAAATTGAGGGTCGTTCCACTGTCTAGAATGACGCTGGCGCCATAGGTGCTCAGATCCCCGAACGAACTTACGATGCCCCCATCGCTGCCACTCAAGCCGATTTGATTGGCTCCGATAACGTACCAAGATTGTTCTTTAATCGGCGTATATTCAAAACGGAGGGCAGAGGAAGCAGTAGGGAGGCCTCCAAAATAAATGGTGCTGTTGGGATTGTTGTATCCACAAAGTTGAAGGCTAAATTCATTGCTGATGCCTGAGTTATCTTGGGCGAGCTGCGTCATAAACGTGGCATACAGCGCTTCGTTATCTGGAACCGATTCAATCTTGTTTCTAAACGCTAATCCTAAAATGCTGACGTTGTTCATCGAGCCATCTTGCACAAGTCCATATTGAAAATTGGGCACACCTGCGGCAAGGCAGTCCAGACTCACGCTGCCTTGATAGGCAGTCAAATAGTCGGTCCCGCTTCCATAAGAAATTTGAAATTTGCCGAGGGGGCTTCCAGAAGGCTGAAGGGTGCCACTTTGAAGAATGAGATTGGCGCTGCCGGTATCCGCAATGGCCGTAACGGGAGTTTGGTCTACTTGAAGCGAAATGTGATACTCGACTCCAGATGCCGTAGCCGCTTTGCCAGAATCGTAATGGTGGCTCAGGGCTGTGCCTTGCGTATCGCAAGTAGGAGCCACTGTGTTCTTGGAAGTGCAAGTTGCGAGCAGGATCGAGAGAGGGAGCCAGGTAATCTTCTTCATAATGCTTCAAAATACGACTAGAAGCGAAGAGAAAACAATAATTCCTCCAGGATAAGTTGAGGATTCAAGTGGTTTCGGAGCTCGGCTTGGGCTTTCATAGCACCAAAACGCAGCGGTTCCGAGTTTGAAGAAACCCAATGGTCTAGGGTTTGTTCTAGCAATGGCTTATCTTTTGCCAGCTGCTCCGCCAATGCCATGCGCTCAAGCTTGGATTTGGGCAGGTCCACGCATTGTGTATCCGTGGCTTGCTGAGACTGAAAATAAAAACGCTGGCATCGAGAGACGATGGTCGGGAGAAGGGCACGGACGCTGGGTGCGAGGAGAATATAGTGTTGTTCGGAATGAGGTTCTTCCAGTGTTTTAAGCAGTGCATTGGACGCTTGCCGGTTCATGCGATGCGCATTCGGAATGACCCAGTTTGGGCTTCCCGGAGCAGACACTAAATCTCGGATGGCATCAATTTTTATCTCGCCTTCAGCCTGGAGCCATTGGGCTTTCGTATGTTTTTTTTCCTGAACCAGTCGGCAACTCAAGCATTGTTCACAGCCCGAAGGGGTTTGATGAAAATCGCACAGCAAGCCCGCCGTCAGGGAAACAGCCGTTGTTACCAAAGTATCTTGTTCCTCTCCGATAAAAAGGAGGGCATGAGGAAGTCTTTTTTTGTCAAAAGCGTTTGCAAACCGGTCGTGAAATAACACACTGGGGACATAGTTGCATAAATAGGAAAGCGCAAATGGGTCTCAAAAGGCAAATAGGCAAGCTCTATTTTGATTAAAAAAATTTTAAGTATTTGAAAAAATGCAGAATTATATCTGAATCTTATCGATTTGAGGGATAGTAAAAAATAAAGACGATGAATCGACGTGCATGTCTACTTTAAGAGATCATGAGTAGAAGATGGGCTTTTGAAAGAACCCAATCGTAAGGAGTAATATATATGACAGAGAAAGTAGTTCGTGCAGGATTGGAAAGAAAAAAAGGCTGGCTCTATTATCTAGATAAAAATTTAAACGTCTATCGTGTAAAAATGGTGCGCGGTGGCGAGAAGAAAAAAGAAGGTGATCGTCCTGAGCTTGTTCATAAAACAGACCTGAAACGTGATGAAAATTACCTTTATTATGTCGATAAGTCAGGGGATATCTGTCGTGTGGAAGCTAGCCGAGGAGGCACTGCTCGTAAAGGAAAAAAACGCCGAAAAACGGCTGAGCAAAAGAAAGCTCTGTTGCTCAAAAAAATGGAAATTAAGAAAAAGAAATTAGCAGCCAAGAAGAAAGCTGAAGTCGCAGTGAAGAAAAAAACAGCGATGAAGAAAAAAGTCACGGAACCGAAAAAAGTCAAAAAAATTGCAACCAAGAAGAACTTGGATGAAAAAAAATTAATTTCAAAAAAATCCTCTCAGAAAACAACCCCCAAAAAAAGTGTAGGCAAAAAGAAAGCAGCCAAGAAGAAGCTAACCAAGAAGAAAGCTGCTTAATATTTCAAAGAAGTGTCAAGCTGTCTTTTAAAGCATGGCAAACCATGCTTTTTTTATTTTCGGAGAGATCGTGCACGATTGGATATGGAATTTATGGGCCGGATTGACCGGCGCATGCGTGGGAAGTTTTATCAATGTGGTGAACTCCAGGCTGTCGAGAGAAAATCCGGTGTCGCTCATGGATCGGTCTTCTTGTTTGCAGTGTCACAGTGTGATCGCTTGGTATGATCTGGTTCCGGTTCTATCTTGGTTTTTGCTGAAGGGGCGCTGTCGCAACTGTTCTGTAAGAATATCTTTGCGATATCCTTTGAATGAGCTCTTGTTCGGTATTTTAGGGACTATCTGCTGGCATTATTCGAATTCTCCGCTTGAAGCGCTTGAGGCTTTTACCGTTTTGGCTCTGTTGATCTCGATTGCTTGGATTGATTTGGATGCTTGGATGATCCCGATCTCCTTGCTTACGGGGCTATTTTTAAATGGATTTGGTTATGCTTTATTCGCGGATCCATCTCTGTTTTATGAACGTGTCCTTGTAGCGGGAGTCATTTTTGGTTTTTTTGCTGTTTTTCTGCTCTTCACTACTTGGATCTTCAGAAAAGTAGGGCGCATTGGGGCCCAAGACCAGGCGATGGGTTGGGGGGATCCGATTTTGCTCGCTGCGATTGCCGCAAATCTTCCTTGGCATTGGCTTTCATGGGTGGTTTTGTTGGGAAGCCTTCAAGGGCTGATGAGCTACTGTTTATTTCCGATCATACGGTCGTATCGGGGCGCTGATTCGTGGTCCCCGCCCTCAGGTGCATTGCCTTTAGGTGTTTTTTTATCGCTAGCGGCGATTGAAATAAAGCTCTGGATCCTGATGTTTCCATCGTTGACTTTGAAAAGTTGAAGGCGGTTTGTGAGCGGGCACGTTCTTGAGGAGCTCTTGAAAGTCCTTCAAAATCGGGTTAGTCGCTAGGCACATGTATACCACCTCCGACTTTCGCCGCGGATTGCGGATTCTTTTTCAAGGAATTCCCTACGAAATTGTTGAGTTCGAACATCACAAACCCGGTAAAGGTGCGGCCATTGTTCGTACGAGGCTCAAGAATCTGATTAGCGGTTTAACCATGGATCCGACTTTTCGATCCGGTGATAAGGTGGATATTCCAGACCTGAACGAACGCGAAGTCCAATTTTTGTACTCTGCTGACGAAATCTATCACTTCATGGATCCGAGTTCCTACGATCAATTTGAAGTCGTCAAGAAAGTGCTTGGAGATGCGGTCAATTTTCTGATCGACGGGATGATTTGCTCGCTTTTGTTCTACGAAGGCAAACCGATTAACATCTCAATTCCCAACAGCGTTGTTTTGGAAGTAGTCGAGTGTGCGCCTGCTGTTCGAGGAGATACGGTGAGCGGTGCGACAAAGCCTGCTAAGCTTCAGACCGGTTTTAGTTGCCAGGTTCCTTTGTTTGTGAATGAGGGTAATCATATCAAGGTAGATACCCGCTCGGGAGAATACCTGGAACGTGCCTAGACCGTTTTCCCCATCGTACTTTTCTCTTTCGAGTTCCCAAACTTTTGGAATCTTCTATGTTCAGTCACATGCAATTTGAATATCAAGCATACAGTCGAGCAAAATCAAAGCATTCTTCAGACTTGATTCCAGATATTCGCTTGCTCTGGAAAGCTTTAAACACAGAGCGAGCAGATTCACTGGCTGGCTACTTTCGAAAACCGGCTTTAAGACGGGCTTATTTAGGCTACTACTTGCCCCTATACGTTTCGAAAATTGCTTCATTGCTGGAGAGCCTTCCAATCTCTTGGGAAAAGCCCTCCATCTTAGATCTGGGAGCAGGGCCTTTATCGGCAACTTGGGCGGCTCAAAGAGTTTATGGCCAGTTGGGCGAGTGTATGGCA contains these protein-coding regions:
- the efp gene encoding elongation factor P, which gives rise to MYTTSDFRRGLRILFQGIPYEIVEFEHHKPGKGAAIVRTRLKNLISGLTMDPTFRSGDKVDIPDLNEREVQFLYSADEIYHFMDPSSYDQFEVVKKVLGDAVNFLIDGMICSLLFYEGKPINISIPNSVVLEVVECAPAVRGDTVSGATKPAKLQTGFSCQVPLFVNEGNHIKVDTRSGEYLERA
- a CDS encoding prepilin peptidase, with the translated sequence MHDWIWNLWAGLTGACVGSFINVVNSRLSRENPVSLMDRSSCLQCHSVIAWYDLVPVLSWFLLKGRCRNCSVRISLRYPLNELLFGILGTICWHYSNSPLEALEAFTVLALLISIAWIDLDAWMIPISLLTGLFLNGFGYALFADPSLFYERVLVAGVIFGFFAVFLLFTTWIFRKVGRIGAQDQAMGWGDPILLAAIAANLPWHWLSWVVLLGSLQGLMSYCLFPIIRSYRGADSWSPPSGALPLGVFLSLAAIEIKLWILMFPSLTLKS
- a CDS encoding A1 family peptidase, whose product is MKKITWLPLSILLATCTSKNTVAPTCDTQGTALSHHYDSGKAATASGVEYHISLQVDQTPVTAIADTGSANLILQSGTLQPSGSPLGKFQISYGSGTDYLTAYQGSVSLDCLAAGVPNFQYGLVQDGSMNNVSILGLAFRNKIESVPDNEALYATFMTQLAQDNSGISNEFSLQLCGYNNPNSTIYFGGLPTASSALRFEYTPIKEQSWYVIGANQIGLSGSDGGIVSSFGDLSTYGASVILDSGTTLNLLPSDIVNQIVSYLAQNYPNAATWPQIKNQLSKPVPIDCPSASELEKLPNISIALENVTLSISPQTYFKKITEGQCFFGFSIANAVDPNNPIILGQVTMENYLIRFIRTAGDNGPLGAIGFASNAGCNP